From a single Candidatus Cloacimonadota bacterium genomic region:
- a CDS encoding nucleoside triphosphate pyrophosphatase yields MLHNLLKNTDIILASRSPRRKILLEQVGLDFRQIPSAIEETEKDISSEEFVIHYSREKAKKIHRSFPNSLIIGADTVVLIDGKRLGKPADKIEAKYYLQQLSANSHTVLTGITVLYQEKIISEIAKTKVFFHAISEMDLQEYVETEEPMDKAGAYGIQGFGSQFIKKIEGCYFNVMGFPIPLFYEICREIKRED; encoded by the coding sequence ATGTTGCATAATCTTTTAAAAAACACGGATATAATTTTAGCATCTCGCTCACCGAGAAGAAAAATCCTGCTCGAACAAGTGGGATTGGATTTTCGTCAAATTCCTTCTGCGATTGAAGAGACCGAAAAGGATATTTCATCGGAAGAATTTGTGATACATTACTCGCGGGAAAAGGCAAAAAAAATTCACAGATCTTTTCCGAACTCGCTGATCATCGGCGCTGATACCGTGGTGCTAATAGATGGGAAACGTCTTGGTAAACCTGCGGATAAAATAGAAGCGAAATATTATTTGCAACAATTATCTGCAAATTCTCACACTGTTCTAACCGGAATTACTGTCCTTTATCAAGAAAAAATAATTTCTGAGATTGCCAAAACAAAAGTGTTCTTCCATGCAATTTCTGAAATGGATCTGCAAGAATATGTTGAAACAGAAGAACCGATGGATAAAGCCGGGGCGTATGGAATTCAGGGATTCGGTAGTCAGTTCATCAAAAAAATCGAAGGTTGTTATTTCAATGTGATGGGATTTCCCATTCCACTTTTTTATGAGATTTGTCGGGAGATTAAAAGAGAAGATTAG